The Proteus terrae subsp. cibarius genome contains the following window.
CTGTATTTTCGTTGTTTTTAATATAATTAATAATTAAATAAAGTGAAATAAATAAAATTTATTAAAAGATGTATTTACCTCTAACTGACTGAAATAACTTTATTTTTAGAGGTATTGCAAATTTAATTAGGATCTCAATAAAAACGAAAACTTAATATCAAAATAGAAGAGAAATAGAGATGAAAATTAAATGAAAAAAAATCAATACATATTAGATAAATTAATATTTAATGCCTTGTGATAAGGTTTATATACTAGAAATAGGCTGGGATAATTCGAAAAAAATTGATTTTTTGACAATATTGAACGGCAAAAATCCATCAATTAGATTGTTTAGTGAACAAATTAAAATACACAAAAAAATAGTCTATATTTTTCAGTGTATTATGTTTTATGTGTGATACATAATTAAATTGAATGTATTGTATTGTTTCTTTTACCTTCAATTAATCCAATAAATCTTAAAAATCCCAATCATCATCTTCAGTGTTAATGGTTTTACCAATAACATAGGATGATCCTGAGCCAGAGAAGAAATCGTGGTTTTCATTTGCATCTGGTGATAATGAAGAAAGAATAGCAGGACTTACATTGGTTATTTCATCAGGAAATAAAGCTTCATACCCTAAATTCATTAATGCTTTATTTGCATTATAATGAAGAAATTTTTTGACATCTTCTGTCCAGCCTACAGTGTCGTAAAGATCTTCAGTATATTTCACTTCATTGTCATATAAATCTAATAATAATGAGAAAGCAAAATCTTTAATATCTTGTTTCTCTAATTCAGATTTATTTAATAACTGATTTTGAAATTTATAGCCAATATAATAACCATGAACGGCTTCATCTCTAATAATAAGGCGAATTAAATCGGCTGTATTAGTTAATTTTCCTCGGCTTGACCAATACATTGGTAAATAGAATCCTGAATAAAACAAAAAAGATTCTAAAAAGACGCTGGCAATTTTTTTCTTTAAAGGATCTTCATCTTGATAATAACGCAAAATAATTTCTGCTTTCTTTTGTAAGTAAGGATTTTCCTCACTCCAACGGTATGCTTCATCGACATCGGATGTTAAGCAGAGTGTGGAAAATATCGAACTGTAAGAACGAGCATGCACCGCTTCCATAAAACAGATATTAGATAATACGGCTTCTTCATGAGGCGTGAGTGCATCAGGCATCAAAGTCGGTGCACCTATGGTATTCTGGATCGTATCAAGTAAAGTTAGCCCTGTAAAAACACGGATTGTAAGTTGTTTTTCAGCTTGAGTTAGGGTGTTCCATGAAGGAATATCATTAGAGAGTGGAATTTTTTCAGGTAACCAAAAATTCATGGTTAAACGATTCCAAACTTCTAAATCTTTTTCATCTTCAATGCGATTCCAATTAATTGCATTAACATGGCTTAATAAAGGTAATGACATGCTATGTTCTCCTTA
Protein-coding sequences here:
- the nrdF gene encoding class 1b ribonucleoside-diphosphate reductase subunit beta codes for the protein MSLPLLSHVNAINWNRIEDEKDLEVWNRLTMNFWLPEKIPLSNDIPSWNTLTQAEKQLTIRVFTGLTLLDTIQNTIGAPTLMPDALTPHEEAVLSNICFMEAVHARSYSSIFSTLCLTSDVDEAYRWSEENPYLQKKAEIILRYYQDEDPLKKKIASVFLESFLFYSGFYLPMYWSSRGKLTNTADLIRLIIRDEAVHGYYIGYKFQNQLLNKSELEKQDIKDFAFSLLLDLYDNEVKYTEDLYDTVGWTEDVKKFLHYNANKALMNLGYEALFPDEITNVSPAILSSLSPDANENHDFFSGSGSSYVIGKTINTEDDDWDF